One Candidatus Methylomirabilota bacterium DNA segment encodes these proteins:
- the glnD gene encoding [protein-PII] uridylyltransferase encodes MSAELLRQVRRVEAQADKGCDGGAAELAERRRRLRLEILRQHLSSNVDFLRAAHLGGASGQQSVQAYAAFMDGFLATLYRLAVDDARREGFTPSPVVLVALGGYGRGELHPLSDLDLLLIYDGEMGTYVQRVTQGILYALWDLGLQVGHAVRSLPDCLAMARTDFPSRTSMQQARFLVGDRRLFNRFRKVLAENVYQKDFNQFLETTLTERDQRYRKFGGSPYMGEPNVKESAGGLRDIHTAMWLASTKFGTRTLRELADKRLITEREQKAADEALTFLWRVRNELHFLSGHKNDVLSRDIQPQIAKNFGYAPDELSLPVEKFMRDYYLHARVIHRVSRRLIARCRETLSRRAGVQRRARQEALADGLIVLGEQLHLAQPDGRAFREDPMRLLNVFWHRHQLGFELGIDVERAVEDSLDLIDDQFRASPEARDLFLGICRNWGRAAQTFREMHELGVLGRYLPEWGALTCLVQYDVYHRFTADQHSLLAVQNLEALAPGQSADSEGNAQVVSEVERPGLLMMGMLLHDIGKGKGHGHVAKGIPLIEALTARLGMSADDADKVVFLVAHHLTMSHIAQRRDIDDPKTIESLAEVCKTPERLRMLYLLTCADMRAVGPGVMTGWQAQILWDLYARTLGRLTGGQRERPKREAVAQRVSEAMRGDVARTALAAHLALLSERYLATTAPQRIAAHLRLLDRLAEQGVLATELFHHPDLGSSELVIATADVPGLFSLIAGTLAAQGINILSAQIHTRADGIVIDTFQVNDPFGEAVTEEARWRRTLEALRRVLRGEVSVEELLARRRSLHPGGEAAVAGPPKISLDNQLSDSSTVLEVKCPDRVGLLYVITRTLSAQGLDIRSARIATEIDQAYDTFYVTDRQGRRLEDEAAMARVRESLEDALLKPL; translated from the coding sequence CCAACGTCGACTTCCTCCGCGCCGCGCACCTGGGCGGCGCGTCCGGCCAGCAGTCGGTGCAGGCGTACGCGGCGTTCATGGATGGCTTCCTGGCCACCCTGTACCGGCTGGCGGTGGACGACGCCCGACGCGAGGGCTTCACGCCGAGTCCGGTGGTCCTGGTGGCGCTCGGCGGCTACGGCCGCGGCGAGCTGCATCCGCTGTCGGATCTCGACCTCCTGCTGATCTACGACGGCGAGATGGGAACCTACGTGCAGCGGGTCACCCAGGGCATTCTCTATGCGCTCTGGGACCTGGGCCTGCAGGTCGGGCACGCGGTGCGGAGCCTGCCCGACTGCCTGGCGATGGCGCGCACCGATTTCCCGAGCCGCACCTCCATGCAACAGGCGCGCTTCCTGGTGGGCGACCGCCGCCTGTTCAACCGCTTCCGGAAAGTCCTGGCCGAGAACGTCTACCAGAAGGACTTCAACCAGTTCCTGGAGACGACGCTCACCGAGCGCGACCAGCGCTACCGCAAGTTCGGCGGCTCGCCCTACATGGGAGAGCCGAACGTGAAGGAATCGGCGGGCGGGCTGCGCGACATCCACACCGCGATGTGGCTGGCCTCGACCAAGTTCGGCACGCGGACGCTTCGGGAGCTGGCGGACAAGCGGCTCATCACCGAGCGGGAGCAGAAGGCGGCCGACGAGGCGCTGACCTTCCTCTGGCGCGTGCGCAACGAGCTGCACTTCCTCTCCGGCCACAAGAACGACGTGCTCTCGCGCGACATCCAGCCGCAGATCGCCAAGAACTTCGGCTATGCCCCCGACGAGCTGTCGCTGCCCGTCGAGAAGTTCATGCGCGACTACTACCTGCACGCGCGGGTGATCCATCGCGTGTCGCGGCGCCTGATCGCCCGCTGCCGCGAGACGCTCTCGCGCCGGGCCGGCGTCCAGCGCCGCGCGCGCCAGGAAGCGCTCGCCGACGGGCTCATCGTCCTCGGCGAGCAGCTGCACCTGGCCCAGCCCGACGGCCGCGCGTTCCGCGAGGACCCCATGCGCCTCCTCAACGTCTTCTGGCACCGCCACCAGCTCGGCTTCGAGCTGGGCATCGACGTCGAGCGGGCGGTCGAGGACTCGCTGGACCTCATCGACGATCAATTCCGCGCCTCCCCCGAGGCGCGCGATCTCTTCCTCGGGATCTGCCGGAACTGGGGCCGCGCGGCCCAGACCTTCCGCGAGATGCACGAGCTGGGCGTGCTCGGCCGCTACCTGCCGGAATGGGGCGCGCTGACCTGCCTCGTGCAGTACGACGTCTACCACCGGTTCACCGCCGACCAGCACTCGCTGCTCGCGGTGCAGAACCTGGAAGCGCTCGCCCCCGGCCAGTCCGCGGACTCCGAGGGCAACGCGCAGGTGGTGAGCGAGGTGGAGCGGCCCGGCCTGCTCATGATGGGCATGCTGCTGCACGACATCGGCAAGGGGAAGGGCCACGGCCACGTGGCCAAGGGCATCCCGCTGATCGAGGCGCTCACCGCGCGCCTGGGCATGTCGGCCGACGACGCCGACAAGGTCGTCTTCCTGGTGGCCCACCACCTGACGATGTCGCACATCGCGCAGCGGCGGGACATCGACGACCCGAAGACGATCGAGTCGCTGGCCGAAGTGTGCAAGACCCCCGAGCGCCTGCGCATGCTCTACCTGCTCACCTGCGCGGACATGCGCGCGGTGGGCCCCGGGGTCATGACCGGCTGGCAGGCTCAGATCCTCTGGGACCTCTACGCGCGCACCCTCGGACGGCTCACCGGGGGCCAGCGCGAGCGGCCCAAGCGCGAGGCGGTGGCGCAGCGGGTGAGCGAGGCGATGCGCGGCGACGTCGCGCGCACCGCGCTGGCCGCGCACCTGGCCCTGCTCTCCGAGCGCTACCTCGCCACCACCGCGCCCCAGCGCATCGCGGCACACCTGCGGCTGCTCGACCGCCTCGCCGAGCAGGGCGTGCTCGCCACCGAGCTGTTCCACCATCCGGACCTCGGCTCCTCCGAGCTGGTGATCGCCACCGCCGACGTCCCGGGCCTCTTCTCGCTCATCGCGGGGACCCTGGCCGCGCAGGGGATCAACATCCTCTCCGCCCAGATCCACACGCGCGCCGACGGCATCGTCATCGACACCTTCCAGGTGAACGATCCCTTCGGCGAGGCGGTCACCGAGGAGGCGCGCTGGCGCCGCACGCTGGAGGCGCTGCGGCGCGTGCTGCGCGGCGAGGTGAGCGTCGAGGAGCTGCTGGCGCGACGGCGGAGCCTGCATCCGGGCGGCGAGGCCGCGGTGGCCGGTCCGCCCAAGATCTCGCTCGATAACCAGCTCTCCGACAGCTCGACGGTGCTGGAGGTGAAGTGCCCCGACCGCGTGGGGCTGCTCTACGTGATCACGCGGACGCTCTCGGCCCAGGGGCTCGACATCCGGAGCGCCCGCATCGCCACCGAGATCGATCAGGCCTACGATACCTTCTACGTGACCGACCGCCAGGGTCGCCGCCTCGAGGACGAGGCGGCGATGGCCCGGGTGCGCGAGAGCCTAGAAGACGCCTTGTTGAAACCGCTCTAG
- a CDS encoding ABC transporter substrate-binding protein: MVRVGYLEFGSAAPGTPHLEAFRRGLRELGWHEGENIAIDVRYAEGKQDRLPAFAADLVRLKVHLIFASATPAALAAKQATTTIPIVIGFVADPVGSGLVPRLSRPGGNITGWTHLAGLELNAKRLEILKEAVPEAARVGALWNPANPIHEPSLKVIEAAASGLKVQLHPIGVRDPHELDGAFSAMARERLQGLTVPPDGMFLAHRARIIDLAAKYRIPTMYGVRELAQAGGLMAYGVNLPEMYRHGALLVDRILKGAKPGDLPVERPTKFELMINLKTAKTLGLTIPQTLLIRADQLIE, encoded by the coding sequence ATGGTGCGGGTGGGGTATCTAGAATTCGGATCGGCGGCCCCTGGTACGCCGCACCTGGAGGCATTCCGTCGAGGGCTTCGCGAGCTCGGCTGGCACGAGGGCGAGAACATCGCCATTGACGTTCGCTACGCGGAGGGAAAGCAGGACCGGCTTCCCGCGTTCGCTGCTGACCTCGTGCGTCTCAAGGTTCACCTCATCTTCGCCTCGGCCACACCCGCGGCCCTGGCGGCCAAGCAGGCGACAACGACGATCCCGATCGTTATCGGGTTTGTCGCCGATCCGGTTGGGAGCGGACTCGTCCCTCGTCTGTCGCGTCCCGGCGGCAACATCACCGGGTGGACACACCTGGCAGGTCTGGAGTTGAACGCGAAGCGTCTCGAGATCCTCAAAGAGGCCGTCCCCGAAGCCGCTCGCGTTGGTGCCCTCTGGAATCCCGCCAACCCGATACATGAACCGAGTTTGAAAGTGATCGAAGCCGCAGCCTCGGGGCTCAAGGTGCAGCTGCACCCGATAGGGGTGCGAGATCCCCATGAGCTCGATGGTGCTTTTTCGGCGATGGCCCGAGAGCGCCTGCAAGGTCTCACCGTCCCTCCGGACGGGATGTTCCTGGCTCACCGGGCACGGATCATCGACCTCGCGGCGAAGTACCGAATTCCGACGATGTACGGCGTTCGGGAGCTCGCGCAGGCTGGTGGTCTGATGGCCTACGGTGTGAACTTGCCCGAAATGTACCGACACGGGGCCCTTCTCGTGGACAGGATTCTCAAAGGCGCCAAGCCCGGCGATCTCCCGGTGGAGCGACCGACGAAGTTTGAGCTCATGATCAACCTCAAGACCGCCAAGACCCTCGGCTTGACGATCCCACAAACGCTCTTGATCCGAGCGGACCAATTGATCGAATGA
- a CDS encoding CDP-alcohol phosphatidyltransferase family protein has protein sequence MLSHYKTPLARLADPVARALLRARLRPNHLTVVGLGVSIGAACAMAQGRLRLAAFLLVVAGLCDFFDGALARLANSVSAFGAFLDSVVDRYSDQMILLGGVLYYERLADTPGVCLTLVTLVGTVMVSYTKARAQSIGVSCEIGLMERPERLILLIAGLTFNLLTPALVVLAILTNLTALQRILYTRRAVAAREDALH, from the coding sequence ATGCTCAGCCACTACAAGACGCCGCTGGCGCGGCTCGCGGATCCGGTGGCGCGGGCGCTGCTCCGGGCGCGCCTCCGACCGAATCACCTCACGGTGGTCGGGCTCGGGGTCAGCATCGGCGCCGCCTGCGCCATGGCCCAGGGTCGGCTGCGCCTCGCCGCGTTCCTGCTGGTGGTGGCCGGGCTGTGTGATTTCTTCGACGGGGCGCTGGCGCGGCTGGCCAACAGCGTGAGCGCCTTCGGCGCGTTCCTCGATTCGGTGGTGGACCGCTACTCCGACCAGATGATCCTGCTGGGCGGCGTGCTCTACTACGAGCGGCTGGCCGACACCCCGGGCGTCTGCCTGACCCTGGTCACCCTGGTCGGCACGGTCATGGTCAGCTACACGAAGGCTCGCGCGCAGTCCATCGGCGTGTCCTGCGAGATCGGGCTCATGGAGCGCCCGGAGCGGCTGATCCTCCTGATCGCCGGGCTCACGTTCAACCTGCTCACCCCCGCGCTCGTGGTGCTCGCGATCCTCACCAACCTGACCGCGCTCCAGCGCATCCTCTACACCCGGCGCGCGGTGGCCGCGCGCGAGGACGCCCTGCACTAG